A single Caretta caretta isolate rCarCar2 chromosome 2, rCarCar1.hap1, whole genome shotgun sequence DNA region contains:
- the CYP8B1 gene encoding 7-alpha-hydroxycholest-4-en-3-one 12-alpha-hydroxylase, which produces MAFWAAVLCALLASVLGGLYLLGAFRRRRPMEPPLDKGHIPWLGYALDFRKNSAEFLKKMQRRHGDIFTVLIGGYYFTFLMDPLSFGAIVKASKAKLDFETFAVELVARVFGYQQCKNDHKIIQVSSTKHLMGDGLVVMTEAMMENLQTLMFHNRDSGEERPWQQDGLFHYSYNTVFRAGYLALFGNEPGTETESKEKTKERDLIHSEELFDEFRKYDLLFPRLAYAVLPPKDKMEAERLKRLFWKLLSVKNSHEKDNISGWVSDQEQFLAELGVPEYMRDRFMFLLLWAAQGNTGPSSFWLLLYLMKHPKAMQAVREEVDKVLREAGQEVKPGSPVVNITRDMLMKTPLLDSAVDETLRLTAAPILIRAVVEDLNLKMANGREYALRKGDRVALFPYIAVQMDPEVHPEPYTFKYNRFLNQDGTKKDFYKNGKKLKYFNMPWGAGTSICPGRFFAVNEIKLFVFLMLSYYELELVNEKEEIPPIDVSRWGFGSMQPTHDVQFKYRLRI; this is translated from the coding sequence ATGGCTTTCTGGGCGGCAGTTCTCTGTGCGCTGTTAGCCTCAGTTCTCGGTGGGCTCTATCTCCTGGGAGCCTTTCGAAGAAGGAGACCCATGGAGCCTCCACTGGATAAAGGCCACATTCCATGGCTGGGGTACGCACTGGATTTCAGAAAGAACAGCGCAGAGTTCCTGAAAAAGATGCAGAGGAGACATGGGGACATTTTCACAGTGCTGATTGGAGGCTACTACTTCACCTTCCTAATGGACCCCCTCTCTTTTGGAGCCATAGTGAAGGCGTCAAAAGCCAAACTCGACTTTGAGACGTTTGCCGTAGAACTGGTAGCCAGGGTTTTTGGGTATCAACAGTGTAAAAATGACCATAAGATTATTCAGGTGTCAAGCACAAAACACCTCATGGGAGATGGGCTAGTGGTCATGACTGAGGCCATGATGGAGAATTTGCAGACCCTCATGTTTCACAACAGGGACTCAGGAGAAGAGAGACCCTGGCAGCAGGATGGGCTCTTCCACTACAGCTACAACACTGTCTTCAGGGCTGGCTACCTGGCTTTGTTTGGAAACGAGCCAGGCACAGAGACAGAGAGTAAGGAGAAAACCAAGGAGCGTGATCTCATCCACTCTGAAGAGCTGTTTGATGAGTTCCGGAAGTACGACCTCCTCTTCCCCCGCCTGGCCTATGCTGTGCTACCCCCTAAGGATAAAATGGAAGCGGAGAGGCTGAAGAGGCTCTTCTGGAAGCTGCTTTCTGTGAAGAACAGCCATGAGAAGGATAACATCAGCGGGTGGGTAAGCGACCAAGAACAGTTCCTGGCAGAACTTGGGGTGCCTGAGTACATGCGGGACCGATTCATGTTTCTGCTTCTCTGGGCGGCCCAAGGCAACACGGGCCCGAGCTCCTTCTGGCTTCTCTTGTATCTCATGAAGCATCCCAAAGCAATGCAGGCTGTGAGGGAAGAAGTGGACAAAGTTTTAAGAGAGGCTGGCCAGGAAGTGAAGCCAGGTAGCCCTGTGGTTAACATCACCAGGGACATGTTAATGAAAACCCCTCTTCTGGACAGCGCAGTGGATGAGACCCTACGCCTGACAGCAGCTCCCATTCTGATCAGAGCAGTGGTTGAGGACCTCAATCTCAAGATGGCCAATGGCAGGGAGTACGCCCTCCGCAAAGGGGACAGGGTAGCCCTGTTTCCCTACATCGCAGTGCAGATGGACCCCGAAGTCCATCCTGAGCCTTACACCTTCAAATACAACCGGTTCCTGAACCAAGATGGCACCAAAAAAGATTTCTACAAGAATgggaaaaagctgaaatacttTAACATGCCCTGGGGGGCAGGCACCTCAATCTGTCCTGGACGGTTCTTTGCTGTCAATGAAATAAAACTGTTTGTGTTTCTGATGTTGTCTTACTATGAGTTGGAGCTAGTTAACGAGAAAGAGGAGATCCCACCGATAGACGTGAGCCGATGGGGATTTGGTTCGATGCAGCCCACTCACGATGTCCAGTTTAAATACCGTCTGCGTATTTaa